From the Anoplolepis gracilipes chromosome 15, ASM4749672v1, whole genome shotgun sequence genome, the window attttaattactaacCTTACAGcatctctttattatttacaaactaCAATGCCACGAGGTGAATACATCCTTTTGTCTATGTTGTGTTCTCatttttcaagagaatttatcctatttatatataattattatgattatctgCTTGTTATGTAGGAAAATTCGTAAATCACAAAGGCAGGAATCGACATTTTACGAATCCGGAGGAGTTAGAGGAACAACGTCGCcaggaagaaaaaaagcaacagtgGAGAGTCAGTATTTTTAGGTTAACCGATAGACATTGCGTGACTGTTTAAACATATTATGACTATTAGGTATTGCCTgctgtgtataaatttttaacgtcagagatttaattttctcataatCAGTTTATGATAAATGAAAGAACATAATGTATTCAGTAAATATACAGATatggttattaatttttggtaCATGTGACTAAAAAATAGAGTATTATTTGTCGCACTAAAACATATTTgtacttaattaaattatattattttaatctcataTTACTgtattaatagtatttatgAAAGTAGTTggtgatttaaattgtaattaaacttaaatttaagaattgtTGCAATTATGTTGATTTTTTGAGGTTTAATGCCCTAGTGTACTTttcctaaataatttttttaattatatagttaaaatgctatatttttgctattactacaaatttataaaaacttctTTGATCTTGATAATTTAACTCTAATTTTAGTCTAAAAGCATTGTATGACATGAGcctaattatttgaaaataattggtTGTTTAAATTTGGTGACATCTCTTtcctcaaaaatatataccttaatatattaaaaatttgcatttacttaacatatatctaataataatattgaaaaaaattgtacaagtaATGAAATATCAAGTATATAGTATATGcagtacatatatgtatatgtatttcatttttctaaatgaaattttttaagtaattctaaattttctgatatttgTGGAATAAAAGTGCTAggaataacaattataaagatttaattgattacaaactaaaaatcttatatcaataTGCTATGTTCAAAAACTAagattaacttaaaatttattttatagaaaaataaggaACAGGACAGTtctgaagaagaagaagaagacgatGATGAAAAACCTAAATCAAGTGGCACTAATAAATCAAAGAATTTGAGTGCCACGGATAGTGAGAGTGACTCAGATTCAGAATCAGAAACAGAGGTATTttgactaaaaaaattttttatatagctatatttaatattaaataaattttttttatatgatctttcattaattaatattctatttatataggGAGGCAAAGCAAAGGGCGTAGAGAATTTAATTGAAGTAGAAAATCCAAACAgaatacaaaagaaaactAAGAAACTAAGCCATTTGAATCAATCGTTAGATGCAAAACCTGAATTATCTCGAAGAGAACGGTATGTGACCATGGCTTTGAATGAATAATCATAATTGTCGAATGATATTGTTTTGGAGttatatccattttttttttttttttttttttttaaattatatcttgtgATATAAGTCTTTTCTTTGGCATTGAGTTATATAGAATCTATAATTTACAGGGAACAGTTAGAAAAACAAAGAGCTTATgcgaattatcaaaaattacatgCAGCTGGTAAAACGGACGAAGCTCGGGCGGATTTAGCACGATTAGCTATAATTAAGCAGCAACGAGAAGAGGCAGCAAAGCGACgggaggaagagaaaaagCAAAAGGAAATGgcacaacaaaaaaaaaccgaGTTGACGCAAAAAGCACTCGGAAAGAAATCTTAAAACCTTCCGATAGATAATTGTATGGCTAATTGATTACcgcaatattaatatcttcacATCTGACCgagtaatgataaaatttgacgAACCAATACATATGTTTGCTATATGCGTTTTATGATATGTTAatcattgtttatatataaatacaattgaattaaaataagtcT encodes:
- the LOC140673772 gene encoding uncharacterized protein, producing MPRGKFVNHKGRNRHFTNPEELEEQRRQEEKKQQWRKNKEQDSSEEEEEDDDEKPKSSGTNKSKNLSATDSESDSDSESETEGGKAKGVENLIEVENPNRIQKKTKKLSHLNQSLDAKPELSRREREQLEKQRAYANYQKLHAAGKTDEARADLARLAIIKQQREEAAKRREEEKKQKEMAQQKKTELTQKALGKKS